A portion of the Chromobacterium sp. IIBBL 290-4 genome contains these proteins:
- a CDS encoding Ig-like domain-containing protein, whose protein sequence is MAWWKSTGRKSAKQAARPVNRLLLQALEPRMMFDGAAAASVAEAVQHAFVSHHDVTAALQRHGEMNAASPQAAPSPAEAMAGAASLRDSNPHASAANAPQVVFVESDVVNYQSLISQLPANYQVVILDSSKDGLAQIAQWAQTHSGYGAIHIISHGQENDLQLGTTELTTANVANYQAELATIGQALRPGGDILLYGCDVAEGSDGAALVNAIAQESGRVTAGSTDLTGAASLGGDWTLEYATGKLHVATLDLSGYDGLLTQPTSGTTSFDSLDGSTTVVPTGNATLTVSNYLGWNFTMNMNSNSDGQNEMIIVEKDGSSSTETVDALSNGVKQINYFSVKPNDGSLFTLNSITVVINGYDSTFNGGTMQLVGYLNGSAVAGATLSQSVSDIDNDGSPVTFNVSSNSNFVGIDSFRVIAANGHNITGLLGIGAINATTFHFPGPTLTASGGSSAYSSGNGNAVTVDSGITLSDTAASTQTSATVSITGNFHSGEDVLAFTNNGSTMGNISGSYNSGTGVLTLTSSGSTATNAQWQAALEAVTYRDSSLSPNTSTRTLSFAITDASSNTSSTVTKTVTVAADSAPVISNLNGDSNTYYAGSGAVSLDTGTAATVSDSDTSNFNGGNLTVHISANGHSGEDVLGISTAGTVTLSNGTNSGSTVSVGGVAVGTIDSSGVGSGGQDLIVDFNSNATASRVGTLVNALTFNDTAGTPNTSTRTVQVTVNDGRGGTSSASSVTLAISDAPLLTTSGGSSAFTAGDNATSTPVAVDGSVSVTDNASSTLASGTVSITGNFHSGEDALAFSNTNSTTYGNIVGSYNSGTGVLTLTSSGATATIAQWQAALRAVTYTDSALTPNSATRTISFQVQDGSSNTSTAVTKTVTVADTDQTPIATASGGSTAFTAGNNTSSTPVAVDSAITVSDLDNTTLASGTVSITGNFHSGEDSLSFTNTSASTYGNITASYNSGTGVLTLSSSGATATIAQWQAALRAVKYTDSAVTPNSATRTISFVVNDGTKNSAATTKTVTVADTDQTPIVTASGGSASFTAGNNVTSTPVTIDGGVTVSDLDNTTLASGTVSITGNFHSGEDVLAFSNTNSSTYGNISASYNSGTGVLTLTSSGATATVAQWQAAFRAVTYTDTAITPNNATRTISFVVNDGQQNSTAATRTVTVADTDQTPIATVSGPSGSYTLSGTPTPVAVDSGITVSDRDNTTLASGTVSITGNFHSGEDVLAFTNTSSATFGNIVASYNSGTGVLTLTSSGATATVAQWQAALQAVTYNDTSGSPNTATRVISFVVSDGEQNSSAVTRNIAIQLPTPTVSGLTAGTDTGSSSSDGITSDNTPTAQGTAEANSTVTIYVDGVSVGTTTASGTGAWSYAFSDPIASGSHAITAMATSGSVNSSVSSSYTVVIDTAAPSAPVVTGLTTATDTGSSSVDGITSDNTPTAKGTAEANSTVTVYIDGTAVGTTTADGSGAWVYNISSSLADGSHSIRATATDTAGNVSGQSTAYSITIDTATPSTPAISGLTTATDTGSSNSDGITSDNTPTLQGTALANSTVTVYVDGFEVGTTTANGSGAWSYALTDSLPDGNHGARVTATDTAGNVSSLSAAYSIAIDTAAPSAPTVSSLTTATDTGSSHSDGITSNNEPTVQGTAEANSTVTVYIDGTAAGTTTANGSGVWTFSPESVLADGNHSIKATATDAAGNVSGQSTAYNITIDTSAPNAPTVSSLTMATDTGSSHSDGVTSNNEPTVQGTAEANSTVTVYIDGTAAGTATANGSGAWSYNLTSSLADGNHSIRATATDTAGNVSGQSTAYNITIDTSAPNAPTVSSLTTATDTGSSHSDGVTSNNEPTVQGSAEANSTVTVYIDGTAAGTATANGSGAWSYNLTSSLADGNHSIRATATDTAGNVSGQSTAYNITVDTSAPSAPTGLALTTATDTGSSHSDGVTSNNEPTVQGTAEANSTVTVYVDGSAVGTATANSSGAWSYNLTSSLADGNHSIRATATDAAGNVSGQSTAYNITVDTSAPSAPTGLALTTATDTGSSHSDGVTSNNEPTVQGTAEANSTVTVYVDGSAVGTATANSSGVWSYNLTSSLADGNHSIRATATDAAGNVSGQSTAYNITVDTSAPSAPTGLALSAATDTGSSHTDGVTSDNEPRVQGTAEANSTVTVYVDGSAVGTATANGSGAWSYNLTSSLADGNHSIRATATDAAGNVSGQSTAYNITIDTSAPSAPTGLALSAATDTGSSHTDGVTNANQPTITGNAEANSTVTVYVDGTSVGTATANSSGAWSYNLTSSLADGNHSIRATATDAAGNVSGQSTAYNITVDTAPPKVQSFTANDTLDTTASTVSYQVVFSKPLASFDASDLTVVEGSGVTGSIASVTKVNATTYTITLSGVGGGGSLSVAITGGVVADQAGNLLAGPVNSPAYQISTPVTTTSTVTPITVGTTTTFTNTIQLPPITPNIVLAAVSGTPVVTTGGVTTVTENPVTNTGAISTPTFGTSDNVNGAAPTFISNVAANPTIALQVNPDLGVRPLVSGQSFSIALPPATIITRESTASLSIVARQSDGQPLPSWLKFDPVTGKFTGQAPAGWNKPISINIQVQDKSGHHGNSHIQLNFGQRTNTVPAGRTAQAAAGKLALNRQFDEHGQKAFLQRLQALLGEDAQA, encoded by the coding sequence ATGGCATGGTGGAAATCGACGGGCCGGAAGTCGGCCAAGCAGGCTGCGCGTCCGGTCAACCGTCTGCTGTTGCAGGCGCTGGAACCCAGAATGATGTTCGACGGCGCGGCGGCGGCCTCGGTGGCCGAGGCGGTGCAACACGCCTTCGTTTCTCATCATGATGTCACAGCCGCGCTGCAGCGGCATGGCGAGATGAATGCCGCATCGCCTCAGGCCGCCCCTTCCCCTGCCGAGGCCATGGCCGGCGCCGCCAGTTTGCGAGACAGCAATCCCCATGCGAGCGCTGCCAACGCGCCGCAGGTGGTGTTCGTCGAGTCCGACGTCGTCAACTACCAGAGCCTGATCTCGCAGCTGCCGGCCAATTACCAGGTGGTGATTCTGGACAGCAGCAAGGACGGTCTGGCGCAGATCGCGCAGTGGGCGCAAACCCACAGCGGCTACGGCGCCATCCATATCATTTCGCACGGCCAGGAAAATGATCTGCAACTGGGAACAACGGAACTGACCACCGCCAATGTGGCGAATTACCAGGCCGAGCTAGCCACCATAGGCCAGGCGCTGCGTCCGGGGGGCGATATCCTGTTGTATGGCTGCGATGTGGCCGAAGGCAGCGACGGCGCGGCGCTGGTCAATGCGATCGCGCAGGAAAGCGGCCGCGTGACAGCCGGCTCTACCGACCTTACCGGCGCCGCCAGCCTGGGCGGCGACTGGACGCTGGAATACGCCACCGGCAAGCTGCACGTGGCGACGCTGGACCTGTCGGGCTATGACGGTCTGCTGACGCAGCCGACTTCCGGCACCACCAGTTTCGATTCGCTGGACGGTTCCACCACCGTGGTGCCCACCGGCAACGCCACGCTGACGGTAAGCAATTACCTTGGCTGGAATTTCACCATGAACATGAACTCGAACAGCGACGGTCAGAACGAGATGATCATCGTCGAGAAGGATGGTTCGAGCTCCACGGAAACCGTCGACGCGCTGAGCAACGGCGTCAAGCAGATCAATTATTTCTCGGTCAAGCCCAACGACGGCAGCCTGTTCACGCTGAACTCCATCACCGTGGTGATCAACGGCTACGATTCCACCTTCAACGGCGGCACCATGCAGCTGGTGGGCTATCTGAACGGTTCCGCCGTCGCCGGCGCCACCTTGAGCCAGAGCGTCAGCGACATCGACAACGACGGCTCGCCGGTCACCTTCAATGTGTCCAGCAACAGCAATTTCGTCGGCATCGACTCCTTCCGCGTGATCGCGGCCAACGGCCACAACATCACCGGCTTGCTCGGCATCGGCGCCATCAACGCCACCACCTTCCATTTCCCGGGGCCGACGCTGACCGCCAGCGGCGGCAGCAGCGCCTACAGCTCCGGCAACGGCAACGCGGTGACGGTGGACAGCGGCATCACCCTCAGCGATACCGCGGCCTCGACCCAAACCAGCGCCACGGTATCGATTACCGGCAACTTCCACAGCGGCGAGGACGTGCTGGCATTTACCAATAACGGCAGCACCATGGGTAATATCAGCGGCAGCTACAACAGCGGCACCGGGGTGCTGACGCTGACCTCCAGCGGTTCCACCGCCACCAATGCGCAGTGGCAGGCGGCGCTGGAGGCGGTGACTTACCGGGACAGCTCGCTGTCGCCGAATACCAGCACCCGCACCCTCAGCTTCGCCATCACCGACGCCAGCAGCAACACCAGCTCCACGGTGACCAAGACCGTCACCGTGGCGGCGGACAGCGCGCCGGTGATCAGCAACCTGAACGGCGACAGCAACACCTATTACGCCGGCAGCGGCGCGGTGAGCCTGGACACTGGCACCGCGGCCACGGTCAGCGACAGCGATACTTCGAACTTCAACGGCGGCAACCTGACGGTGCACATCTCCGCCAACGGCCATAGCGGCGAGGACGTGCTGGGCATCAGCACCGCCGGCACGGTCACACTCAGCAACGGCACCAATTCCGGCAGCACGGTGTCGGTAGGCGGCGTAGCGGTCGGCACCATAGACAGCAGCGGCGTGGGCAGCGGCGGGCAGGATCTGATCGTCGACTTCAACAGCAACGCCACCGCCTCCAGGGTGGGCACGCTGGTCAACGCGCTGACCTTCAACGACACCGCCGGCACGCCCAATACCTCCACCCGCACCGTGCAGGTGACGGTCAACGACGGCCGCGGCGGCACCAGCTCGGCGTCTAGCGTGACGCTGGCGATCAGCGACGCGCCTCTGCTGACCACCAGCGGCGGCAGTTCGGCCTTCACCGCCGGCGACAACGCCACCTCCACGCCGGTGGCGGTGGACGGCAGCGTCAGCGTCACCGACAACGCCAGCAGCACGCTGGCCAGCGGCACGGTGTCGATCACCGGCAACTTCCACAGCGGCGAAGACGCGCTGGCGTTCAGCAACACCAACTCCACCACTTACGGCAACATCGTCGGCAGCTACAACAGCGGCACCGGGGTGCTGACGCTGACCTCCAGCGGCGCCACCGCCACCATCGCGCAATGGCAGGCCGCGCTGCGGGCGGTGACCTACACCGACAGCGCGCTGACGCCGAACAGCGCCACCCGCACCATCAGCTTCCAGGTGCAGGACGGCAGCAGCAATACCAGCACGGCGGTGACCAAGACGGTGACGGTGGCCGATACCGACCAGACGCCTATCGCCACCGCCAGCGGCGGCAGCACCGCCTTCACCGCCGGCAACAACACCTCTTCCACGCCGGTGGCGGTGGACAGCGCCATCACGGTGTCCGACCTCGACAACACCACGCTGGCGAGCGGCACGGTATCGATCACCGGCAACTTCCACAGCGGCGAGGACTCGCTGAGCTTCACCAACACCAGCGCCTCCACCTACGGCAATATCACCGCCAGCTACAACAGCGGCACCGGCGTGCTGACGCTGAGCTCCAGCGGCGCCACCGCCACCATCGCGCAATGGCAGGCCGCTTTGCGCGCGGTCAAGTACACCGACAGCGCGGTGACGCCTAACAGCGCCACCCGCACCATCAGCTTCGTGGTCAACGACGGCACCAAAAACAGCGCGGCGACGACCAAGACGGTGACGGTGGCGGACACCGATCAGACGCCTATCGTCACCGCCAGCGGCGGCAGCGCCTCGTTCACCGCCGGCAACAACGTCACGTCCACGCCGGTCACCATAGACGGCGGCGTCACGGTGTCCGATCTGGACAACACCACGCTGGCGAGCGGCACGGTGTCCATCACCGGCAACTTCCATAGCGGCGAAGACGTGCTGGCTTTCAGCAACACCAACTCCAGCACCTACGGCAATATCAGCGCCAGCTACAACAGCGGCACCGGCGTGTTGACGCTGACCTCCAGCGGCGCGACGGCGACGGTGGCGCAATGGCAGGCCGCTTTCCGCGCGGTGACTTACACCGATACGGCGATCACGCCTAACAACGCCACCCGCACCATCAGCTTCGTGGTCAACGATGGCCAGCAAAACAGCACTGCGGCGACGCGCACCGTGACGGTGGCGGATACGGATCAAACGCCGATCGCCACGGTGTCCGGCCCCAGCGGCAGCTACACCCTCAGCGGCACGCCGACCCCGGTGGCGGTGGACAGCGGCATCACCGTGTCCGACCGCGACAACACCACGCTGGCCAGCGGCACGGTGTCGATCACCGGCAACTTCCATAGCGGCGAGGACGTGCTGGCCTTCACCAACACCAGCTCCGCCACCTTCGGCAACATCGTCGCCAGCTACAACAGCGGCACCGGCGTGCTGACGCTGACCTCCAGCGGCGCGACGGCGACCGTGGCGCAATGGCAGGCTGCCTTGCAAGCGGTAACGTACAACGACACCTCAGGCTCGCCCAACACCGCCACCCGCGTGATCAGCTTTGTGGTCAGCGATGGCGAGCAGAACAGCTCGGCGGTCACCCGCAACATCGCCATCCAGCTGCCGACGCCGACAGTCAGCGGCTTGACCGCGGGCACCGACACCGGCAGCAGCAGCTCGGACGGCATCACCAGCGACAATACGCCGACCGCGCAGGGCACGGCCGAAGCCAACAGCACGGTGACCATTTACGTGGACGGCGTGTCGGTGGGCACCACCACCGCCAGCGGCACCGGCGCTTGGAGCTATGCCTTCAGTGACCCGATCGCCAGCGGCAGCCATGCGATAACCGCCATGGCAACCAGCGGTTCGGTGAATAGCAGCGTATCGTCGTCGTATACCGTGGTGATCGATACCGCCGCGCCAAGCGCGCCGGTGGTGACGGGTCTGACCACGGCTACCGACACCGGCAGCAGCAGCGTAGACGGCATCACCAGCGACAATACGCCGACGGCCAAGGGCACGGCCGAGGCGAACAGCACGGTGACGGTGTATATCGACGGCACAGCGGTGGGCACGACGACGGCGGATGGCTCCGGCGCATGGGTCTACAACATCTCCAGCAGCCTGGCGGACGGCAGCCACAGCATCCGGGCGACGGCGACCGATACCGCCGGCAATGTCAGCGGCCAATCGACGGCGTACAGCATCACCATCGACACGGCGACGCCATCGACGCCGGCAATCTCTGGCTTGACGACGGCGACCGACACCGGCAGCAGCAACAGCGACGGAATCACCAGCGACAACACGCCGACCTTGCAAGGCACCGCTTTGGCGAACAGCACGGTGACGGTTTATGTCGATGGCTTCGAGGTCGGCACTACCACGGCCAATGGCAGCGGGGCCTGGAGCTATGCTTTGACGGATAGTTTGCCGGACGGCAACCATGGCGCGCGGGTGACCGCCACCGATACCGCCGGCAATGTGAGCTCTTTGTCCGCGGCCTATAGCATCGCCATCGATACCGCCGCGCCGAGCGCGCCGACCGTCAGCAGCCTGACCACGGCGACAGACACCGGCAGCAGCCACAGCGACGGCATTACCAGCAATAATGAGCCGACGGTGCAAGGCACGGCCGAGGCCAACAGCACGGTGACGGTGTATATCGACGGCACAGCGGCAGGCACGACGACGGCGAATGGCAGCGGAGTGTGGACATTCAGTCCCGAGTCCGTCCTGGCGGACGGCAATCACAGCATCAAGGCGACAGCGACGGATGCGGCCGGCAATGTCAGCGGCCAATCGACGGCATACAACATCACCATCGACACCAGCGCGCCGAACGCGCCGACAGTCAGCAGCCTGACGATGGCGACAGACACCGGCAGCAGCCACAGCGACGGCGTCACCAGCAATAATGAGCCGACGGTGCAAGGCACGGCCGAGGCCAACAGCACGGTGACGGTGTATATCGACGGCACGGCGGCGGGCACGGCGACGGCGAACGGCAGCGGCGCATGGAGCTACAACCTGACTAGCAGCCTGGCGGACGGCAACCACAGCATCCGGGCGACGGCGACCGATACCGCCGGCAATGTCAGCGGCCAATCGACGGCATACAACATCACCATCGACACCAGCGCGCCGAACGCGCCGACAGTCAGTAGTCTGACCACGGCGACGGACACCGGCAGCAGCCACAGCGACGGCGTCACCAGCAATAATGAGCCGACGGTGCAAGGCTCGGCCGAGGCCAACAGCACGGTGACGGTGTATATCGACGGCACGGCGGCGGGCACGGCGACGGCGAACGGCAGCGGCGCATGGAGCTACAACCTGACTAGCAGCCTGGCGGACGGCAACCACAGCATCCGGGCGACGGCGACCGATACCGCCGGCAATGTCAGCGGCCAATCGACGGCGTACAACATCACCGTCGACACCAGCGCGCCATCCGCGCCGACAGGCCTGGCCTTGACCACGGCGACGGACACCGGCAGCAGCCACAGCGACGGCGTCACCAGCAATAATGAGCCGACGGTGCAAGGCACGGCCGAGGCGAACAGCACGGTGACGGTCTACGTCGACGGCTCGGCGGTAGGCACGGCGACGGCGAACAGCAGCGGCGCATGGAGCTACAACCTGACTAGCAGCTTGGCGGACGGCAACCACAGCATCCGGGCGACGGCTACGGACGCGGCGGGCAATGTCAGCGGCCAATCGACGGCGTACAACATCACCGTCGACACCAGCGCGCCATCCGCGCCGACAGGCTTGGCCTTGACCACGGCGACGGACACCGGCAGCAGCCACAGCGACGGCGTCACCAGCAATAATGAGCCGACGGTGCAAGGCACGGCCGAGGCGAACAGCACGGTGACGGTCTACGTCGACGGCTCGGCGGTAGGCACGGCGACGGCGAACAGCAGCGGCGTATGGAGCTACAACCTGACTAGCAGCTTGGCGGACGGCAACCACAGCATCCGGGCGACGGCTACGGACGCGGCCGGTAATGTCAGCGGCCAATCGACGGCGTACAACATCACCGTCGACACCAGCGCCCCATCCGCGCCGACAGGCCTGGCCTTGAGCGCGGCGACGGACACCGGCAGCAGCCATACCGACGGCGTGACGAGCGACAACGAACCGAGGGTGCAAGGCACGGCCGAGGCGAACAGCACGGTGACGGTCTACGTCGACGGCTCGGCGGTAGGCACGGCGACGGCGAATGGTAGCGGCGCATGGAGCTACAATCTGACTAGCAGCCTGGCGGACGGCAACCACAGCATCCGGGCGACGGCTACGGACGCGGCGGGCAATGTCAGCGGCCAATCGACGGCGTACAACATCACCATCGACACCAGCGCGCCATCCGCGCCTACAGGCCTGGCCTTGAGCGCGGCGACAGACACCGGCAGCAGCCATACCGATGGTGTGACCAATGCCAACCAGCCCACCATTACCGGCAATGCCGAGGCCAACAGCACGGTGACGGTGTATGTCGACGGCACGTCGGTGGGCACGGCGACGGCGAACAGCAGCGGCGCATGGAGTTATAACCTGACTAGCAGCCTGGCGGATGGCAACCACAGCATCCGGGCAACGGCGACAGACGCGGCGGGCAATGTCAGCGGCCAATCGACGGCTTACAACATTACCGTCGATACTGCGCCGCCCAAAGTGCAAAGCTTTACCGCGAATGATACTTTGGATACCACGGCGTCCACCGTGTCGTATCAGGTTGTGTTCTCCAAACCGCTCGCTTCTTTCGATGCCTCTGACCTGACCGTGGTGGAGGGGAGCGGCGTGACCGGCAGCATTGCATCGGTTACCAAGGTGAATGCGACGACCTATACGATCACCTTGTCAGGAGTGGGCGGCGGCGGATCGCTGTCGGTGGCGATCACGGGCGGCGTGGTGGCGGATCAGGCAGGCAATCTGCTGGCAGGGCCGGTCAACTCGCCGGCTTACCAGATATCCACGCCAGTGACGACGACCAGCACGGTCACACCGATCACAGTCGGCACCACGACTACATTCACCAACACCATCCAGTTGCCGCCCATCACCCCCAATATCGTGCTGGCGGCGGTCAGCGGCACCCCCGTTGTGACGACAGGAGGCGTTACAACGGTCACGGAAAACCCGGTGACCAACACAGGAGCCATCTCGACGCCCACCTTCGGCACCAGTGACAACGTCAATGGCGCGGCGCCGACGTTCATCAGCAATGTCGCGGCCAATCCGACCATCGCTTTGCAGGTGAATCCGGATCTGGGTGTGCGTCCTTTGGTGTCCGGACAGTCGTTCAGCATCGCCTTGCCGCCAGCCACCATCATCACCCGCGAATCGACCGCCAGCTTGAGCATCGTGGCGCGGCAGAGCGATGGCCAGCCGCTGCCGTCCTGGCTGAAGTTTGACCCGGTGACCGGCAAGTTCACCGGCCAGGCGCCGGCGGGCTGGAATAAGCCTATCTCGATCAATATTCAGGTGCAGGACAAGAGCGGACACCATGGCAACAGCCACATCCAGCTGAATTTTGGACAGCGCACGAACACGGTGCCCGCTGGCAGGACGGCTCAGGCGGCCGCGGGCAAGTTGGCGCTGAACCGGCAATTCGACGAGCATGGCCAGAAAGCCTTCTTGCAACGTTTGCAGGCTTTGCTAGGGGAGGATGCGCAAGCCTAG
- a CDS encoding DUF6058 family natural product biosynthesis protein, translating to MQAWLDYLQSHFLSESQLLFRCRSAPERLRELQQAGRMPWPSYRLSGSGVASSYFGERRLSGELAWYPRAAAEWLIEAEQADAAALRARFDSRYRAERRRLAAQGIAAEDEATLDGEWAHFQAGVYGVCTRQGRIEQIAAKGAAIAVIDRLTDCQRLARVRAEDIPLLWRAVDLLDAVSAWFAPHERAASSRARCVDGVKRKYLGAAA from the coding sequence ATGCAGGCCTGGTTGGATTATCTGCAAAGCCATTTTTTGAGCGAATCGCAGCTCTTGTTTCGCTGCCGCAGCGCGCCTGAGCGCTTGCGCGAGCTGCAACAGGCCGGGCGCATGCCTTGGCCTTCTTACCGACTGTCCGGCTCGGGCGTGGCGTCCTCGTATTTCGGCGAACGCCGGCTGAGCGGCGAGCTGGCCTGGTATCCGCGCGCCGCGGCGGAATGGCTGATCGAGGCGGAACAGGCTGACGCCGCCGCGCTGCGCGCGCGTTTCGACTCGCGATATCGCGCCGAGCGGCGCCGCTTGGCGGCGCAGGGCATCGCGGCGGAGGACGAAGCGACGTTGGATGGGGAATGGGCGCACTTCCAGGCTGGGGTGTACGGCGTCTGCACCCGGCAGGGGCGCATCGAGCAGATCGCGGCCAAGGGCGCGGCCATCGCCGTGATCGACAGGCTGACCGACTGCCAGCGGCTGGCGCGGGTGCGGGCGGAGGACATTCCTTTGTTGTGGCGGGCGGTGGACTTGCTGGACGCGGTCAGCGCCTGGTTTGCGCCGCATGAACGGGCGGCCAGCTCGCGCGCCCGCTGTGTGGATGGGGTGAAACGCAAATATCTGGGGGCCGCGGCATGA
- a CDS encoding class I SAM-dependent methyltransferase: MTATPLYCSEPARLDAALRLCERFNLPLVRQRPTDGYWLELNGERLELLTTGKHGAVFAEFVEGAAKHRREQGGGRGQPVAKAVGLKGAKDLPYVADATAGLGRDSFVLATLGCRVTMVERSPVAAALLADALERALRDEGTRHIAERMTLVHANSRDWLAGLEETQRPDVVFVDPMFPDTDKKSAAAKKDMQAFQHVIGDDMDSAELLAAAIGAAKVRVVVKRPRLGAPIEGVKPSAVLEGKSTRFDLYVIKALASG, from the coding sequence ATGACCGCCACGCCGCTTTACTGCTCAGAACCTGCCCGCCTCGACGCCGCCTTGCGCCTCTGTGAACGCTTCAATTTGCCGCTAGTGCGCCAGCGCCCGACAGACGGCTACTGGCTGGAATTGAACGGCGAAAGGCTTGAACTGCTGACCACCGGCAAACACGGCGCGGTGTTCGCGGAATTTGTCGAAGGCGCGGCCAAGCATCGCCGCGAGCAAGGCGGCGGCCGCGGCCAGCCGGTGGCCAAGGCCGTAGGTTTAAAAGGGGCGAAAGACTTGCCCTACGTGGCGGACGCCACCGCCGGCCTGGGCCGTGACAGTTTCGTCCTGGCCACACTGGGCTGCCGGGTCACCATGGTGGAACGCTCGCCGGTAGCGGCGGCGCTATTGGCCGATGCGCTGGAGCGCGCACTGCGCGATGAAGGCACCCGCCATATCGCGGAGAGGATGACGCTGGTGCACGCCAACTCGCGCGACTGGCTGGCCGGCCTGGAAGAGACGCAACGACCGGACGTGGTGTTCGTCGATCCGATGTTTCCGGACACCGACAAAAAATCCGCCGCCGCCAAGAAAGACATGCAGGCTTTCCAACACGTGATAGGCGACGATATGGACAGCGCCGAGCTTCTCGCCGCCGCCATCGGCGCGGCCAAGGTGCGGGTGGTGGTGAAGCGCCCGCGCCTGGGCGCGCCGATTGAAGGCGTGAAACCATCAGCGGTGCTGGAAGGCAAATCCACCCGCTTCGACCTTTACGTGATCAAGGCGCTGGCCTCAGGCTGA
- a CDS encoding antibiotic biosynthesis monooxygenase — protein MIAVIFEVCLAEGGRDGYLDWAARLAEQLRAMDGFISIERFQSMTQADKLLSLSFWRDEASLMAWRNLASHRMAQAAGRGGLFADYRLRVAAVLRDYGQIDREQAPPDSRAAHSA, from the coding sequence ATGATCGCGGTGATATTCGAAGTGTGTTTGGCCGAAGGCGGCCGTGATGGCTATCTGGACTGGGCGGCGCGCTTGGCGGAGCAGCTGCGGGCCATGGACGGTTTTATTTCCATCGAGCGCTTCCAGAGCATGACGCAAGCGGACAAGCTGCTGTCGCTATCGTTCTGGCGCGACGAGGCCTCGCTGATGGCCTGGCGCAATCTGGCGTCGCACCGGATGGCGCAGGCGGCCGGCCGCGGCGGTTTGTTCGCCGACTATCGCTTGCGGGTGGCGGCGGTGCTGCGCGACTATGGCCAGATCGATCGCGAACAGGCGCCGCCGGATAGCCGCGCGGCCCACTCAGCCTGA